In Triticum urartu cultivar G1812 unplaced genomic scaffold, Tu2.1 TuUngrouped_contig_4487, whole genome shotgun sequence, one DNA window encodes the following:
- the LOC125527899 gene encoding transcription termination factor MTEF1, chloroplastic-like — protein MVACAQRLGMPPGSGMFRYALQAVAFLTQEKITAKVEYLKNTFRWSDAEVALAVSRNPSVLRRSKESLQRKSDFLISVVGLEPAYISRISVFITFSLECRLRPRHYVVNFLKENGLLDRERSYYAICRMTDKAFTDKYICPHKEAAPHLAKYYAAACRGELPAQ, from the coding sequence ATGGTGGCATGTGCCCAGAGACTAGGTATGCCCCCTGGCTCTGGGATGTTTAGATACGCGCTGCAGGCTGTCGCTTTCCTCACCCAGGAGAAGATCACCGCCAAAGTGGAGTACTTGAAAAATACATTCAGGTGGTCAGATGCGGAGGTGGCCCTTGCTGTGTCTAGAAATCCGAGTGTGCTAAGGAGGTCAAAGGAATCTCTGCAGCGCAAGTCTGATTTCCTCATCTCCGTGGTGGGGTTGGAACCGGCCTATATTTCTCGTATTTCAGTATTCATCACTTTCAGCCTGGAGTGCCGGCTCAGACCCCGGCACTACGTTGTAAATTTTCTTAAGGAAAATGGACTGCTAGATCGCGAGCGGAGCTACTATGCAATTTGCAGGATGACTGACAAGGCTTTCACGGACAAGTACATATGCCCTCACAAGGAAGCTGCACCGCACCTTGCCAAATACTATGCTGCCGCTTGTCGAGGGGAATTGCCTGCCCAGTAG